The proteins below are encoded in one region of Streptomyces ficellus:
- a CDS encoding flavin monoamine oxidase family protein, producing MTSTVPTAVQHTDAQPPITMFGPDFPYAYDDYLAHPAGLGQIPATEHGTEVAVIGGGLSGIVAAYELMKMGLKPVVYEADQIGGRLRTVGFEGTATEGLTAEMGAMRFPPSSTALQHYIDLVDLKTQPFPNPLAESTPSTVVDLKGESHYAETIDDLPQVYRDVARAWNECLEEGADFSDMNRAMRERDVPRIREIWAKLVEKLDNQTFYGFLCDSEAFKSFRHREIFGQVGFGTGGWDTDFPNSILEILRVVYTEADDHHRGIVGGSQQLPLRLWEREPQKIVHWPLGTSLKSLHEGDPKPAVTRLHRTAGNRITVTDANGDIRTYQAAIFTAQSWLLLSKIACDDSLFPIDHWTAMERTHYMESSKLFVPVDRPFWLDKDEETGRDVMSMTLTDRMTRGTYLLDDGPDKPAVICLSYTWCDDSLKWLPLSPNERMEVMLKSLGEIYPKVDIRSHIIGNPVTVSWENEPYFMGAFKANLPGHYRYQRRLFTHFMQDRLPEDKRGIFLAGDDISWTAGWAEGAVQTALNAVWGVMHHFGGATDATNPGPGDVYDEIAPVELPED from the coding sequence ATGACGTCCACGGTGCCCACCGCCGTCCAGCACACCGACGCGCAGCCGCCGATCACCATGTTCGGTCCGGACTTCCCGTACGCGTACGACGACTACCTGGCCCACCCGGCCGGGCTCGGCCAGATACCCGCCACCGAGCACGGCACCGAGGTCGCCGTCATCGGCGGCGGCCTGTCCGGCATCGTCGCCGCCTACGAGCTGATGAAGATGGGCCTCAAGCCCGTCGTCTACGAGGCCGACCAGATCGGCGGCCGGCTGCGCACCGTGGGCTTCGAGGGCACCGCCACCGAGGGCCTGACCGCCGAGATGGGCGCCATGCGCTTCCCGCCCTCCTCCACCGCGCTCCAGCACTACATCGACCTCGTGGACCTCAAGACCCAGCCGTTCCCCAACCCGCTGGCCGAGTCCACCCCCTCGACCGTCGTCGACCTCAAGGGCGAGTCGCACTACGCCGAGACCATCGACGACCTCCCGCAGGTCTACCGCGACGTGGCGCGCGCGTGGAACGAGTGCCTGGAGGAGGGCGCGGACTTCTCCGACATGAACCGCGCCATGCGCGAGCGCGACGTCCCGCGCATCCGCGAGATCTGGGCCAAGCTGGTCGAGAAGCTCGACAACCAGACGTTCTACGGCTTCCTCTGCGACTCCGAGGCGTTCAAGTCCTTCCGGCACCGCGAGATCTTCGGCCAGGTCGGCTTCGGCACCGGCGGCTGGGACACCGACTTCCCCAACTCCATCCTGGAGATCCTCCGCGTCGTCTACACCGAGGCCGACGACCACCACCGCGGCATCGTCGGCGGCTCGCAGCAGCTCCCGCTGCGCCTGTGGGAGCGCGAGCCGCAGAAGATCGTCCACTGGCCGCTCGGTACGTCGCTGAAGTCGCTCCACGAGGGCGACCCCAAGCCCGCCGTCACGCGCCTGCACCGCACCGCCGGCAACCGCATCACCGTCACCGACGCGAACGGCGACATCCGCACGTACCAGGCGGCGATCTTCACCGCCCAGTCCTGGCTGCTGCTCTCCAAGATCGCCTGCGACGACTCGCTCTTCCCCATCGACCACTGGACGGCGATGGAGCGCACCCACTACATGGAGAGCTCCAAGCTGTTCGTCCCGGTCGACCGGCCGTTCTGGCTGGACAAGGACGAGGAGACAGGGCGGGACGTCATGTCGATGACGCTCACCGACCGCATGACCCGCGGCACCTACCTGCTGGACGACGGCCCGGACAAGCCGGCCGTGATCTGCCTGTCGTACACCTGGTGCGACGACAGCCTGAAGTGGCTGCCCCTCTCGCCGAACGAGCGCATGGAGGTCATGCTCAAGTCGCTCGGCGAGATCTACCCGAAGGTCGACATCCGCTCGCACATCATCGGCAACCCGGTGACGGTGTCCTGGGAGAACGAGCCCTACTTCATGGGCGCCTTCAAGGCCAACCTCCCCGGCCACTACCGCTACCAGCGCCGCCTGTTCACCCACTTCATGCAGGACCGCCTGCCCGAGGACAAGCGGGGCATCTTCCTCGCGGGTGACGACATCTCCTGGACCGCCGGCTGGGCCGAGGGCGCCGTCCAGACCGCGCTCAACGCGGTGTGGGGCGTCATGCACCACTTCGGCGGCGCGACCGACGCCACCAACCCCGGCCCGGGCGACGTCTACGACGAGATCGCGCCGGTGGAACTGCCGGAGGACTGA
- a CDS encoding DUF5995 family protein, with product MAQIEQFSSAPSAVGPVVARMRALRELWPETDGVAVFNRVYLTVTEEIERRIEAGEFADRRAAVTLDVRFAERYLAAVDAVAAGGRPPACWWPVFQYRRHPGVRPLQFALAGINAHVGHDLALAVVDTCRTLRCEPADLEGEFERVGDVLTLLEERIREELMPGPDLLEVADPLTHLLGCWSLDRAREGAWLAARSLWQLERLDGLGRLDGLGRLGGTLTSGLGGLPELAEEFTERLDRSVGMAGRLMLTPLVAQSSGSSTGAISS from the coding sequence ATGGCGCAGATCGAACAGTTCTCGTCCGCCCCCTCCGCGGTCGGCCCGGTCGTGGCACGGATGCGCGCGCTGCGCGAGCTGTGGCCGGAGACGGACGGGGTGGCGGTCTTCAACCGGGTGTACCTCACGGTCACGGAGGAGATCGAGCGGCGCATCGAAGCGGGCGAGTTCGCCGACCGGCGGGCCGCCGTGACGCTGGACGTCCGGTTCGCGGAGCGGTACCTGGCGGCGGTCGACGCGGTCGCCGCGGGTGGGCGCCCGCCGGCGTGCTGGTGGCCGGTCTTCCAGTACCGGCGCCATCCGGGCGTACGCCCGCTGCAGTTCGCCCTGGCCGGTATCAACGCGCACGTCGGGCACGACCTGGCGCTGGCCGTGGTGGACACCTGTCGTACGCTCCGCTGCGAACCCGCCGACCTGGAGGGGGAGTTCGAGCGGGTGGGCGATGTCCTCACCCTGCTGGAGGAGCGCATCCGCGAAGAGCTGATGCCGGGGCCGGACCTGCTGGAGGTGGCCGACCCGCTGACGCATCTGCTGGGCTGCTGGAGCCTGGACCGGGCCCGTGAGGGGGCGTGGCTCGCGGCCCGGTCCCTGTGGCAGCTGGAACGCCTGGACGGTCTGGGCCGCCTGGACGGGCTGGGCCGCCTGGGCGGCACACTGACGAGCGGGCTGGGCGGGCTGCCGGAGCTGGCCGAGGAGTTCACCGAACGCCTCGACCGCTCCGTGGGGATGGCGGGGCGGCTGATGCTCACCCCGCTGGTCGCTCAGTCCTCCGGCAGTTCCACCGGCGCGATCTCGTCGTAG